The Planococcus donghaensis genome contains a region encoding:
- a CDS encoding amino acid ABC transporter permease — MNDIEWGLLFDPALAIESLPYVLEGIGYTLLISVVSMIVGVIIGFFLSLARTSQLKILQFPARLYISFMRGVPILVILFLLYFALPVVGIEFTAVQAALIGFSINSAAYIAEVFRSSLASVDKGQWESSKALGLTYWQSMRRIILPQSIRIALPPLSNVYLDLIKASSLAAMITVPEIFQKARIVGAREYDLLTMLILVALIYWAICSIMTILQNYLEKKYADYI, encoded by the coding sequence ATGAACGACATTGAATGGGGATTATTGTTTGACCCGGCCTTAGCGATAGAATCTTTACCCTATGTGCTTGAAGGAATCGGCTATACGTTGCTGATTTCAGTAGTCAGTATGATTGTAGGGGTTATCATTGGATTTTTCCTATCGCTTGCTAGAACGTCCCAATTAAAAATTTTACAATTTCCTGCGCGCCTGTATATTTCTTTTATGAGAGGTGTGCCAATTCTTGTTATTTTGTTTTTACTTTATTTTGCACTGCCCGTTGTCGGCATTGAATTTACAGCTGTACAAGCAGCATTGATCGGCTTCTCGATCAATAGCGCAGCTTATATAGCGGAAGTTTTCCGTTCTTCCTTGGCATCAGTTGATAAAGGACAATGGGAATCTTCGAAAGCACTTGGCTTAACGTATTGGCAATCGATGCGACGCATTATTTTGCCGCAGTCAATTCGAATTGCACTACCTCCTTTATCAAACGTCTATTTGGATTTAATCAAAGCTTCTTCGTTAGCAGCTATGATTACTGTTCCAGAAATTTTCCAAAAGGCGCGGATTGTTGGAGCACGCGAATACGATTTGTTGACGATGTTAATTTTAGTAGCTCTAATTTACTGGGCGATTTGTTCGATTATGACGATTTTGCAAAATTACCTTGAAAAAAAATACGCTGATTATATTTAA
- a CDS encoding D-serine ammonia-lyase: MSIERQQIRKWISTYPLLQPIMNLQPVVWLNPKLKKVEDLNDLPVSLADMEKAEQLWQRFAPFLAAEFPDAAEADGLVESPLREISNMKTQLNERFTNTIEGSLFLKCDNELPIAGSIKARGGVYEVLHHAEKLAIDADIISTDQSYEQFSSEKFKQFFGQYSIGVGSTGNLGLSIGIISAKLGFQVSVYMSADAKQWKKELLREKGATVVEFEGDFSEAILAGRNETLAKPNAYFVDDEKSKHLFLGYSVAAFRLKQQLNDVGVTVDAEHPLFVYLPCGVGGAPGGIAFGLKQVFGDAVHCFFVEPTHSPAVLIGLMTGEKNKVCVQDFGIDNVTEGDGLAVGRPSSFASGISEKTVSGIYTVEDQQLFSLLTLLASSEGIFVEPSATAGLLGPLKIQASDYAQLNNIPMNTATHIVWATGGALVPKDEMDGFYQRGNKDLRV, from the coding sequence ATGAGCATAGAGCGACAACAAATAAGAAAGTGGATTTCAACTTATCCTTTGTTGCAACCAATCATGAACTTACAACCAGTAGTTTGGCTAAACCCGAAGCTTAAAAAAGTGGAAGACCTGAACGATTTGCCGGTGTCTTTAGCAGATATGGAAAAAGCAGAACAGCTGTGGCAACGGTTTGCACCATTTTTAGCAGCTGAATTTCCCGACGCGGCAGAGGCAGATGGGCTAGTAGAATCCCCTTTGCGTGAAATCTCAAACATGAAAACGCAATTAAACGAGCGATTTACAAATACCATTGAAGGATCGCTGTTTTTAAAATGCGACAATGAATTGCCAATCGCAGGGTCTATTAAAGCACGTGGTGGTGTTTATGAAGTTTTGCATCATGCAGAAAAACTGGCGATTGATGCCGACATCATCTCAACCGACCAATCGTACGAGCAGTTTTCATCTGAAAAATTCAAACAATTTTTTGGTCAATATTCGATTGGAGTAGGTTCTACAGGGAATCTTGGACTCAGCATTGGCATCATTAGCGCAAAACTTGGATTCCAAGTTTCTGTTTACATGTCTGCAGACGCAAAACAGTGGAAAAAAGAGTTACTGCGTGAAAAAGGGGCTACAGTCGTTGAATTTGAAGGCGATTTTAGTGAAGCCATTTTAGCTGGACGAAACGAAACACTAGCAAAACCGAATGCCTATTTTGTCGATGATGAAAAATCCAAACATTTGTTTTTAGGTTATAGTGTGGCTGCTTTTCGACTCAAGCAACAATTGAATGATGTTGGTGTAACAGTTGATGCTGAGCATCCACTATTTGTATACTTACCTTGTGGAGTAGGTGGAGCACCAGGGGGCATTGCGTTCGGACTCAAGCAAGTTTTTGGTGATGCCGTTCATTGCTTTTTTGTGGAACCTACACATTCGCCAGCTGTTTTAATTGGTTTGATGACCGGGGAAAAAAACAAAGTTTGTGTACAGGATTTCGGTATCGATAATGTGACAGAAGGTGACGGCTTAGCAGTTGGTCGGCCCTCTAGTTTTGCTTCAGGTATAAGTGAAAAAACCGTGAGCGGGATTTATACCGTTGAAGATCAACAGTTGTTTTCGTTATTAACACTATTAGCTTCAAGCGAAGGCATATTCGTAGAACCTTCCGCTACTGCAGGACTTCTCGGACCTTTAAAAATTCAAGCAAGTGATTATGCACAACTAAATAATATTCCAATGAATACAGCTACACATATTGTTTGGGCAACTGGAGGCGCACTAGTACCAAAAGATGAAATGGACGGATTTTATCAACGTGGCAATAAGGATTTAAGAGTGTAG
- a CDS encoding DUF1129 family protein: protein MRKATELIEENNRKRELLNVENEKIYTDVLQYVRTDLRVGEQAAEELLMDLLDHLIEAQENGKEAQDLFGNSFEAYADELIANMPAENKRNILVLFSTGILGLAGWFALSYGIINGMISIFTPVDNEFALGSVFLILLSLILVGILGIFVIFRVIRFSVFKPKVNEWKVYVLSGLFGMVGFAFVVGVGLFFDGIGPVIQIQWWVLLLAGLVLLGINKGVSRLSIN, encoded by the coding sequence ATGAGAAAAGCAACGGAGTTAATTGAAGAAAATAACCGAAAAAGAGAATTATTAAATGTAGAAAACGAAAAAATTTACACAGATGTATTGCAGTATGTTCGAACAGATTTGCGAGTCGGTGAGCAGGCTGCAGAAGAATTATTAATGGACTTGCTTGATCACTTAATTGAAGCGCAAGAAAATGGAAAAGAGGCTCAAGATCTTTTTGGTAATTCTTTCGAGGCTTACGCAGATGAACTAATTGCCAATATGCCTGCAGAAAACAAGCGAAATATTCTAGTGCTTTTTTCTACTGGTATTCTTGGTTTAGCAGGTTGGTTTGCACTTTCTTACGGGATTATAAATGGCATGATTTCAATTTTCACGCCTGTCGATAATGAATTTGCTTTGGGAAGTGTCTTTCTAATTTTATTGTCATTAATATTGGTCGGAATCCTTGGCATTTTTGTTATTTTCCGTGTCATTCGTTTTTCTGTTTTTAAACCCAAAGTCAACGAATGGAAAGTATATGTATTGTCAGGGTTGTTCGGCATGGTCGGATTTGCTTTTGTCGTAGGAGTTGGACTATTCTTTGATGGCATTGGCCCAGTTATTCAAATTCAGTGGTGGGTACTTTTATTAGCTGGATTGGTTTTACTAGGGATTAATAAAGGTGTCAGTCGACTTTCAATCAATTAA
- a CDS encoding PadR family transcriptional regulator, whose protein sequence is MALRSQLLKGVLDACVMAVIDEQPVYGYELSQKLQKIGLPDISDGTIYPVLLRLQKNGFIKGEMKPSASGPNRKYYFLTNEGKKELEQISSEWLQIAHPVSQLLKRSEKDEKSNGVN, encoded by the coding sequence ATGGCTCTTAGAAGTCAGTTGTTGAAAGGGGTTTTGGATGCATGTGTAATGGCCGTAATTGATGAACAACCTGTTTACGGCTATGAACTATCGCAGAAACTTCAAAAAATCGGGTTGCCTGATATTAGTGATGGCACAATTTACCCTGTATTGTTGAGGCTTCAAAAAAACGGCTTTATAAAAGGGGAGATGAAACCTTCTGCATCTGGTCCAAATCGTAAATATTATTTTTTAACCAATGAAGGAAAAAAGGAACTTGAACAAATTTCTTCTGAATGGTTGCAAATTGCTCACCCTGTAAGTCAATTATTAAAAAGGAGTGAAAAAGATGAGAAAAGCAACGGAGTTAATTGA
- the pyrE gene encoding orotate phosphoribosyltransferase: protein MKHEIANHLLSIGAVELRPQQPFTWASGVKSPIYCDNRLTMSYPTVRKDIAKGLAETINEYYPDCEVVAGTATAGIPHAAWVSDLLELPMVYVRSKAKEHGQTNMIEGKIENGKKVVVVEDLISKGGSVLQAAQALEAAGFDVLGIVAIFTYDLPQSIEAITGAGYTFHTLTDFPALVEQALNTKAINEADMPMLADWHEKLKAGTL, encoded by the coding sequence TTGAAACACGAAATAGCGAACCATTTATTATCAATCGGTGCAGTTGAATTGCGTCCGCAACAACCATTTACATGGGCATCCGGCGTCAAGTCCCCGATTTATTGCGACAATCGGTTAACAATGTCTTACCCGACGGTGAGAAAAGACATAGCTAAAGGGTTAGCTGAAACCATTAACGAATATTATCCTGATTGTGAAGTAGTAGCAGGAACAGCAACAGCAGGAATTCCGCATGCTGCATGGGTTAGCGACTTGTTGGAGTTGCCAATGGTTTATGTGCGTTCGAAAGCAAAAGAACATGGCCAAACGAATATGATTGAAGGAAAGATCGAAAACGGTAAGAAAGTAGTCGTCGTTGAAGACTTAATCTCTAAAGGTGGATCTGTGTTGCAAGCGGCACAAGCTTTAGAAGCAGCAGGATTTGATGTGCTTGGAATCGTTGCGATTTTCACGTACGACTTACCACAATCAATCGAAGCCATCACAGGGGCGGGCTACACATTCCATACATTAACGGATTTTCCAGCGCTTGTTGAACAAGCATTAAACACAAAGGCAATAAATGAAGCGGATATGCCTATGCTTGCAGACTGGCACGAAAAATTAAAAGCAGGAACGTTATAG
- the pyrF gene encoding orotidine-5'-phosphate decarboxylase: MNKPIIALDFASKQQVEAFLAQFSEPLFVKVGMELYFQEGPELVRFIKSQGHSIFLDLKLHDIPNTVESAMKGLANLGVDLVNVHAAGGLEMMKAAKRGLAGSETKLIAVTQLTSTSESQMHEDQLVYVSLEESVLHYAKRAMQAGLDGVVCSVLEAEAIGEACGQNFLRVTPGIRPATVSVDDQKRVATPAQARAKGSTHIVVGRAITKAENPADSYAQIREEWSGKF, from the coding sequence ATGAATAAACCCATTATCGCTTTAGATTTTGCATCCAAGCAACAAGTAGAAGCATTTCTAGCACAGTTTTCCGAACCCCTTTTTGTCAAAGTCGGCATGGAGCTTTATTTTCAAGAGGGACCTGAATTGGTTCGTTTTATAAAATCGCAAGGTCATAGCATTTTCTTGGATTTAAAACTGCACGACATTCCCAATACAGTAGAGTCTGCAATGAAAGGTTTGGCCAATTTGGGAGTAGATTTAGTCAATGTTCATGCAGCTGGTGGACTTGAAATGATGAAAGCCGCAAAACGTGGGTTGGCAGGTAGTGAGACGAAATTGATTGCAGTGACCCAATTAACTTCGACAAGTGAAAGTCAGATGCACGAAGATCAATTGGTTTATGTTAGCTTAGAAGAGTCTGTTTTACATTACGCAAAGCGAGCGATGCAAGCAGGGTTAGATGGGGTTGTCTGTTCAGTACTAGAGGCAGAGGCGATTGGCGAAGCTTGCGGACAAAACTTTCTACGTGTTACACCAGGCATCCGTCCGGCTACAGTTTCGGTGGATGATCAAAAACGCGTCGCAACGCCAGCACAGGCACGAGCAAAAGGTTCAACTCATATTGTAGTAGGACGAGCGATTACTAAAGCTGAAAATCCAGCAGATAGCTACGCACAGATTAGAGAAGAATGGAGTGGGAAATTTTGA
- a CDS encoding dihydroorotate dehydrogenase, which yields MSDLTVKLPGLNLKNPIMPASGCFGFGKEYAQLYDLSQLGAIMIKATTVETRFGNPTPRVAETASGMLNAIGLQNPGLEKVTEQELPWLEQYDVPIIANVAGTTTEDYVEVAKMISQSPNVHALEINISCPNVKQGGITFGTDPDVARELTRAVKEVSAVPVYIKLSPNVTNIVSIAKAVEEGGADGITMINTLLGMRMDTKTGRPIIANITGGLSGPAIKPVALRMVYEVSQHTKLPIIGMGGVTNVDDVIDFLSAGASAVAVGTANFVNPFVCPEIIGQLPERLHELGFDSVEQLVGRSHRL from the coding sequence ATGAGCGATTTGACAGTAAAACTTCCAGGACTCAACTTGAAAAACCCAATCATGCCTGCATCTGGCTGTTTTGGTTTTGGGAAAGAGTATGCGCAACTATATGATTTATCGCAGCTTGGTGCCATTATGATTAAAGCCACAACTGTCGAAACACGTTTCGGCAATCCAACACCACGCGTGGCAGAAACTGCCTCCGGAATGTTGAATGCCATCGGCTTACAAAATCCAGGACTTGAAAAAGTAACCGAGCAAGAGTTGCCTTGGTTAGAACAATACGATGTGCCGATTATCGCAAACGTAGCCGGTACAACAACAGAGGATTATGTGGAAGTCGCAAAAATGATTTCACAATCTCCGAACGTTCACGCACTTGAAATTAATATTTCGTGCCCAAACGTTAAACAAGGTGGCATTACATTTGGCACCGACCCGGATGTAGCGCGTGAATTGACACGTGCCGTAAAAGAAGTGTCTGCTGTACCGGTTTATATCAAGTTGTCGCCAAACGTGACGAATATTGTCTCTATCGCAAAAGCTGTTGAAGAAGGTGGAGCTGATGGCATCACGATGATCAATACATTACTCGGCATGCGCATGGACACAAAAACAGGTCGGCCAATTATTGCTAATATAACAGGTGGATTGTCAGGACCTGCTATTAAGCCAGTAGCACTGCGAATGGTTTATGAAGTCAGCCAACACACGAAATTGCCAATCATTGGAATGGGTGGTGTGACAAATGTAGATGATGTTATTGACTTTTTGTCAGCTGGTGCAAGTGCTGTCGCTGTTGGAACAGCAAATTTCGTTAACCCATTTGTTTGTCCAGAAATTATCGGTCAGCTACCTGAACGCTTGCACGAACTAGGATTTGACTCAGTAGAACAGCTTGTCGGAAGGAGCCACCGTCTATGA
- a CDS encoding dihydroorotate dehydrogenase electron transfer subunit: MIKQERMQVVKQQQIAHHIFELTVQGALANEMAEPGQFVHIRVADSFEPLLRRPISVASIDLEASQFTMIYRAEGRGTGLLAEKKLGDTIDVLGPLGHGFPIEAAEKKAYLIGGGIGVPPLYELAKQLNARGIQTVHILGFESKQAVFYEEKFRELGETHIATVDGSHGTQGFVTHILNELPTDFDTYYSCGPTPMLEAVQWAYPQKKGFLSYEQRMGCGIGACFACVCRTTKSETDYIKVCSDGPVFPAGVVIS, translated from the coding sequence ATGATCAAACAAGAGCGTATGCAAGTCGTGAAGCAGCAACAAATTGCCCATCATATTTTTGAACTAACTGTCCAAGGAGCTCTTGCCAATGAAATGGCAGAGCCTGGACAATTTGTTCACATACGAGTTGCTGACAGTTTTGAACCATTGTTGCGTCGCCCAATATCCGTGGCATCCATTGACCTGGAAGCTTCGCAATTCACGATGATTTACCGGGCTGAGGGACGCGGAACTGGACTATTAGCAGAAAAAAAACTTGGTGACACAATCGATGTGCTAGGTCCACTCGGGCATGGTTTTCCTATAGAAGCAGCCGAGAAAAAAGCCTATTTAATTGGTGGTGGGATCGGGGTACCGCCTTTATATGAACTGGCGAAACAATTAAATGCGCGGGGCATCCAAACTGTTCATATACTAGGGTTTGAAAGTAAACAAGCAGTTTTCTATGAAGAGAAATTCCGTGAGCTTGGCGAAACGCATATTGCCACCGTTGATGGATCTCATGGTACGCAAGGATTTGTCACTCACATTTTAAATGAACTGCCAACAGATTTCGATACGTATTATAGCTGTGGCCCAACCCCAATGCTTGAAGCGGTGCAATGGGCGTATCCACAGAAAAAAGGATTCTTATCGTATGAGCAACGAATGGGCTGCGGCATCGGTGCATGTTTTGCTTGTGTATGCCGGACCACAAAAAGTGAAACGGATTACATCAAAGTGTGTTCAGATGGTCCAGTATTTCCAGCAGGAGTGGTGATCTCATGA